The genomic region GCAGGCGCCCGTTCAGGCATAGCTGTTTACACCGCCGTATGCCTGTGCTATAGTCGGAAGGCATTTCGCAAGGAGTGGTAAAACATAGCGGGCAGAGACTACCGCATTAACCAACAAATACGAGTCCGGGAAGTCCGGCTGATTGGGGACGCCGGTGAGCAGATCGGTGTCATCCCAACGCTCGAGGCCATTAACATGGCGCGCGAGCAGGGCCTGGACCTGGTGGAGGTGTCGCCCAACGCGGTCCCTCCCGTCTGCCGCCTCCTCGATTACGGTCGGTTCCGCTACTCGCAGACCAAGCGGGAGCGGGAGGCGCGAAAGACCCAGAAGACCAACGTCGTCCGGGAAGTGCGCTTCCGGCCCCGCATTGCCACGCATGACCGGGCCTCGAAGATCCGCCGCATTCAGGAACTCCTGGGTGACGGCAACAAGGTAAAGGTCAGCGTCCTCTTCCGCGGTCGGGAGATCTCCCACCCGGAGCTTGGCGTGACCCTCCTGCGGGGCGTCGCGGAACAGTTGAAGGATGAGGCAAAGCTTGAGGCCCCTCCCCTGATGGAAGGGCGGCGATTGAACATCGTGCTGGTGCCCGGTGCGGCGCCGGCGCCGAAGGCCGCTAAGGCGGTCGTGGCGGAGGAGAAGCCCGTTGGCCAGTAAGCAGCCCAAGAAGTACAAGCTCAAGACCCACAAGGCGTCGGCCTCCCGCATCCACGTGACCGCGGGCGGGCGGATGTTCCACCTCCACGGCCAGCGGAGCCACCTCCGGCGCAAGAAGAACCAGTCGCTCAAGCAGGGCTACGACCAGAAGGAACCCGTCGCGATGGGTACGGTCAAGCGTCTCCGCAAGCTCCTCCCCTACTCCTAGCGGCGGCGGTGAGCGGTTCGTTGCCCTGAGCGCTCTCACCAATCGAGCACACAACCAGGCGCCGTGCGCAGCGCGCGGCCACCAAAGAGGTAAGGCATGGCAAGGGTTAGCAACAGCGTCCCCAAGAAGCGCCGGCACAAGAAGGTCTTGGCGATGGCCAAGGGCCACTACAGCGTGCGGCACCGCCACTACCGGCGCGCCAAGGAATCCGTCATGCACGCCCTCGCCTACTCCTACGCCCACCGGCGCGAGCGCAAGGGCGACTTCCGTAAGCTCTGGATCCTCCGCATCGGCGCGGCCGCCCGGGGCCACGGCATCAGCTACAGCCGTCTCATCCACGGCATCAACGCCGCCGGCATCGCCCTAGACCGCAAGGTCCTCGCAGACATGGCCGTCCGCCAACCCGAGGGCTTTGCCGCCGTAGTGGAGCAAGCCAAGTCCGCACTGCCTGCCAACGCCTAGCCAGACCAACCGTCAAGAAGCAATAAGAGCAAGGTTGCAACCTTGCTCTTCCGCTTTTTCTGGGGCAAGTGAATCAAATGAGCCGCAATGGGAAAAAGATAGACGATGGAAATTACAGGTGAGTAATACCCTCTACTTATTCCTTGACGAATCAGGTGACTTGGGCTTTGGCCCAAAGGCCTCCCGATTCTTCGCCTTAACTAGCGTTGCAATGTACAGGCCGTTCCAAGGTGGCGCTGCACTGGATGACCTCAGATACGATCTTCTTGAGAAGGGTGTGGCTCTGGAGCAATTCCACTGTGCCAACGACAATAGGCACGTCCGCTCACAGGTGTTCGAGGTCATAGCCGAGAACCTGGGGAACTGGCAGATTGACACCTGTGTCATTGAGAAGCGCAAGACGCACCCTTCGCTGCACCAACACTCCTCTTTCTACACTGCCATGTTTGCTGCCTTCCTTAATTCAGTCTCGTGGCCGGACATGGTGCGGGATGCCCACGAGGTGATCATCATCACAGATGCACTGCCAGTACGGGGCAAGCGCAACGCAGTCCAGAAGGCCCTGCAAGGAGTAATGGCACATACCATGCCCAACACCATCAAGTACAACCTGCTGCACCACCAATCAAGCTCTCACTACGGGTTGCAGATTGCGGACTATTGTGGATGGGCGGTTTTTCGGAAGTTTGAGTATGGTGACCCAGAGGCGCACAACAAATTGCGCCATGCTGTCAACAGCGAGACTCTCATTCCATGAACCGGGGGTTTGCGCAAAAAACGACCCCCCCGACTACTCCCGTCGCCGGGAGAGGACCCCTTGGGCCCTTGTCATCAGGGGGGAACCTTTAGCCACCAACCTCATTATAGGGCATCGGGGAAAGTCGTCAACACCACAGCTAAGGTCACGCAAACACAAAAAATGACCCCCCCAACTACTCCATTGCTGGAGAGTGCCTCCAGGGGCACTTGTCATCGGGGGGGAACCTTTAGAAGCAATATTATTGCCCCTATCCGTTCTCGCCGTGTCTACCCCCACCCGCTACAACGCCCCGTCCCCCATGATCACCGCAAACAGCAGCGCCAGGTACAGCAGCGAGTACCGGTATATCGGCGCAGCCGCCCGGGGCCCGGTCTGCCGGAACAACCGCAGCGCGTACCCGATGAACCCCAGTCCGAGCACACTCGCGCTCACCAGGTACACCAGCCCCAGGCTGTCCGTCGCCAGGTAGAGCAGGATCGTGAGCATCGTCAGCGCCAGCGTGTACAGCAGGATGTGCCGCCGTGTGCTCTCCTCGCCCGCGACCACCGGCAGCATCGGCACGCCCGCCTCCGCGTAGTCGCGCCGGATCAGCAGCGCCAGCGCCCAGAAGTGCGGCGGCGTCCAGAAGAAGATGATGGCGAACAGGTAGAACGCAGGCAGCGTCAGCCCGCCCGTCACCGCGGCCCAGCCCACCAGCGGCGGCACCGCCCCCGCCGCTCCGCCGATGACGATGTTCTGCGTCGTCGTCCGCTTGAGCCACTTGGTATAGACCAGCACGTAGAAGACGGACCCCGCCATGGCCAGCGACGCCGCCAGCAGGTTCGCGCCCCACAACAGCAGCGCGAACGCCAGCACGTTCAGCGCGAGCCCGAACACCAGCGCCTGCCGTCCCGACCCCCGCTCGCTCGCGACCGGCCGCGACGCTGTTCGTCCCATCTTTCGATCGATGTCCCTGTCGAGCCAGTGGTTGAGCGCGCTCGCCCCCCCGGACGCCAGCGCGCCCCCGAGGATTACCGTCGCGATGAGCCCCGCCCCCGGCAGACCCTCCGCCGCCAGCACCATGCCGCCGAACGCCGTCACCAGCAGCAACGACATCACGCGCGGCTTTGTCAGCGCCACGTAGTCGCCGATGACCGTGCGAAGCGTACCGCCCGGAGCCTCTGTGGCCGCGGAACTCGCCCCGCCATCACTTGTCGGCGAAGCCGCGGCGCCCTCCTCCGGCGGCATCCGCGCCGCCACGACAGCCATCGCGATCAGGTGCCCCCACAGCGCCGACGCCAGGCTCAGGTGGACCACCCGCGCCGCCGCCGCGAATTGGAACCACGGGTTGGCCGCCCCCGCCAGCACCTGCGCGACAACCAGCGCCGCCGCGCCTATGCCCATGCCCGCCAGAGCCCGCGACCGCCCCTTGAGCCGTCTCGCCTGCAGCGCCGCCACGATGATGTACACCCCGCCCAGGCCCGCGATGGCCCGGTGCGCCATGTGCTCCCACTGCAGCCCGAAGTTGGGCAGCCAGTCGCTCGTGCACAGCGGCCACGAGGGGCAGATCGTGCTCGCGCCGCTCCCCACGATGTAGGTGCCCGACAGCAGGATGACCATCGACACCGTCGCCATTGTGATGACCGTCTTGAAGTACGGGTCCCGCTGCCCGCGCGGCCCCTCCGCCGTCGCCGGGCGCGCAATCAGCAACGCCACGATCAGCATCGCGAACAGCGTCTCGGCGGCGAACAGGTGCAGCGTGACTATCGGCGCCGGCAGCTCCGTCAGCACCGTGATGCCGCCCAGCACCACCTGCACCGCCAGCGCCACAACGGCGACGGCCATGAGCCGCTTCAGCCCCGTCGACTCGCGGTGCCGCGTCCACACCAGCATGGCGCACGCCGCCACCAGCACGCCGACGACGCTCGCAACAAGCCGGTGGGAGTATTCGATCAGGACGTGGTACTCGAACGGGGGGATGATCTGTCCGTGGCAGAGCGGCCAGTCGGGGCAGCCGAGTCCCGACTCCGTCGCGCGGACCAGGCCGCCCAGCGTGATGAGGCCAAACGTCACCGCAACTGTGACGGCGAGGAGGACTCGCAAACTGACGAAGGATGAAGCGTTCACGCCGCACCACCGCAACGGTTGCGCAGGAGATGCTCCTTGGTGCGGACGGCGTGCAAGGCTTCTCTGCTAAATGATGATGCTGAAGAGTAGCAGCAACAGAATCATCAGAAACGTTGCCAGCACCAGTCCAAAGGTGAATAGGACTTTGAAGATCCCGGCGTCGAACTTGAGGTGCATATAGAACATGGCCACGTAGTAGAACTTGACCGCTGATAACACAAGGAAGATCCAGAGGAAGTAGTCCTGGAGCGCATCGACGTAGTAGATCAGCACCTCGAAGATGGTGATGAGCGTCAGGTACGTCGCTATGAGGATGTATTTCGCCGGAGACGGGTGCGCGCTCTCGTGCGGGACCGCTCCGTGTTGCTCTTGCTCTGCCATGCGCCTCTCCCTGTGGTGCCGGTCTCTATGTGGCCGGCGGTTCTAGGCTGCCAATCAGGTATACCACCGTGAAGATGACCACCCAGACTATGTCCACAAAGTGCCAGTACAGACCCATCAACTCGACGTCCAGGCTCTTCTCCGCCGGCAGTCCGTGCTTGAATGAGTAGAAGAAGAGCGACATCAGCCAGATGACCCCGACGGTCACGTGCGCGCCGTGGAAGCCCGTCAGCGTGAAGAAGCTCGCCCCAAAGACGTTGGTCTTGGGCGTGAGCCCGTGGATCACGAACTCGTAGAACTCGTACACCTGGAACCCCAGGAACGTCGCGCCCAGGAACGCCGTCGCGAAGATCCAGAACCGCGCCGACACCACGTCGCTGCGCTGCACCGCCGCGAGCGCCAGCACCATCGCCAGCGAGCTCGTCAGCAGCACGAACGTGCTCGTGCTCGTCACCGGGATGTTCAGGATCTCGTGCGGCTTTGGCCCCACCACGCTCGCGTCCTTGTACAGCAGGAACGTCGCGATGAGCGCGCCGAAGAAGAGACACTCAGACGCCAGGAACAGCCACATCAGGAGCTTGCGATGGTCAAGCCCCGTCGTGGTGGCCAGGTGACTCTCGTGTGCCGTGGTGTTTGTTGTCACGACTTCCCCTCTAGTGGTGCTCGGGCCCTGCCGGCTCGAAGACCCATCCGTAGATGCCCAGCACGCCGATGACTGCGCCGATGGACGCCAGCCACGGGTTGACGATCACCAGCCCCGCCGCCAGCGCCGTCCCGAATGCCACGACGATCGGCCAGTAGGACGGGTTCGGCATGTGAATGGACTCTTCCGCCCCTTCATCCGCGCCTCCCGCGATGACCGGCGGCGCGTCGTGCTTCAGCTCCGGGTGCTTCTGGTCCCAGAGCGGCTCGTTGCTGTGCACCACCGGTATCCGCGCGAAGTTGTACTCCGGAGGCGGCGAGGCGATTGACCACTCCAGCGTGCGGCCGTCCCACGGGTCGTCCCCTGCAGGCTCGCCGCTCTTGACGCTCTTGAAGAAGTTCACCAGGAACACCACCACGCTCAGCGCGATGATGAAGGCCCCCACCGTCTCGATCTGGTTCAGGAGCTCCCAGCCCATGCTCTCGTCGTACGTGTTGATGCGCCGCGGCATCCCGTCGATGCCCACCAGGTGCATCGGCCCGAACGTCACGTTCATGCCGATGAACATCAGCCAGAAGTGCAGCTTGCCCCAGCCCTCGCTCAGCAGCCGGCCCGTCATCTTCGGGAACCAGTAGTAGATGCCGCCGAACAGCCCCATGATGCTCCCGCCGAACAGCACGTAGTGCGGGTGCGCCACCACGAAGTACGTGTCCTGCTGCTGCGTGTCGACCGGCGGTGAGGCGTGCATCACCCCGCTCAGTCCGCCGATGACGAACAGCGCCACGAACCCCAGCGCAAACAACATCGCCGTAGTGAACTGTATCGACCCGCCCCACAGCGTGGCGATCCAATTGAAGATCTTGATGCCCGTCGGCACCGCGATCAGCATCGTACTCGCTGAGAACGCCGCCAGCGCGATCGAGCCCAGCCCCACCGTGAACATGTGGTGCGCCCACACCGCGAAGCCCATGAAGCCGATGGCCACGCCCGCAAACACCACCGTCGAGTACCCGAACAGCGGCTTTCGCGAGTACGTCGGCAGGATCTCCGAGACAATGCCCATCGCCGGCAGGATCAGGATGTACACCTCGGGGTGGCCGAAGAGCCAGAAGATGTGCTGCCACAGCAGCGGGTCCGCCCCCGCTTCCGCCGAGAAGAACGGCATGCCGAACTCCCGCCAGAACAGCAGTTGCACAAGTCCCACCGTCAGGATGGGCAGCGCGAACACCAGCAGGAAGGACACCACCAGCGTCATCCACGTGAACACCGGCATCCGCATCAGCGTCATGCCCGGCGCCCGCATGTTGAGGATGGTGATGATGAAGTTCAGCGCCGCGGCCAGCGAGGACACACCCAGCACCAGCATGCCGAGCGCGAAGAAGTCGACCGCGCTGCTCGGCGAGTACTCCAACGCCGTCAGGTTGGCGTACGCGAACCACCCCACGTCCGGCGCCCCGCCGAAGATGAAGCTCGAGTTCAACAGGAGCGCGCCGAACAGGAACAGCCAGTAGCTCAGCGCGTTCAACCGCGGGAACGCGACGTCCCGCGCGCCGATTTGCAGCGGCACGATGAAGTTGAAGAAAGCCGCTCCCAACGGCATGATCGCCAGGAAGATCATCGTCAGCGCGTGCATCGTGAACAGTTGGTTGAACAGCCCGGCGGCAATGAGCGTGCTCTCCGCCTCCGCCAGTTGCAGTCGAATCAGCAGCGCCTCGAAGCCACCAATAAGGAAGAAAGTGACGGCCGTCACCCCGTACAGGATGCCGATGCGCTTGTGGTCGACGGTGGTGATCCAGCTCCACACGCCGCTCTTGGAAGCGGCGTGGTCCGCTCCACCAAATGCGCCTACTGCCGTTGCCATGTATTCGCCTCCAAACGCCCGCCGGACCGCTCCGGCGCTACGCTCTCGAATGCGCTACTGCAATGTCTGAAGATACGCCACCAGCGCGCCGATGTCCGCATCCGTCAGTGCCAGGTCCGGGTTCTTGTAAGCCTCGGCTTCCTTGTACATGATGTTGCCGGGCTTGATCTCTTCCGGGTTGTCCAGCCACGCCGTCAGGTTCGTGGCGTTGTTCTCCATTATCGCCCCGGCCAGGGTCACCCGCGAACCGAAGCCCGTCAGGTTGGGCGCCGGGAACAGCCCCGCCGCGTCGTATGCCCCGTTGATGCTGTGGCATACCGTGCAGCCCTTGGTCGAGAACAGCTCGTGCCCCGTCGCCGCCACGCCCGATGGCTCCGGCGCTGGCGACTGCAGCCCCGCGGTCCACGCGGCGAAGTCATCAGGGCTGTCGACGAAGATGCGCATGCGCATGTTTGCGTGCGAGAGTCCGCAGAACTCCACGCACTGCCCCAGGAACATCTGCCCCTCGGTCTCCGCGTCCGGCGTGAACCACACCGTGTTCGTCCTGCCCGGCACAAGGTCAATCTTGCCGAACAGCGCCGGCACCCAGAAGCTGTGCAGCACGTCCTCCGTCTCCAGGTTGAAGCCGATGGTGCGGTCGGACGGCACGCGGATCTCGTTGGCGGTCACCAGGCCGACGTCCGGGTACTCGACTTCCCACCACCACTGGTGGCCCGTGACGTTGATGATGTACGACCCCGCCGGGATGTCGTCCGTCCGGAAAATCGTGATCCACGTCGGCACGGCGATGGCGATCAAAATCAGCGCGGGAATGATGGTCCAGGTGACTTCGAGGACCATGTTGCCCTCGGTCTGCTTCGGCATGCCGGAGTTCGGGCGGCGGCGGTAGCGGAACACCGCGTACACCAGCGCGCCCTCGACAACGACGAACACCACAACCGACACCCAGAAGATGAACGCGTACGTGCCCTGAATCTCCCGTGCGACGTCCGACTGCGGGTTAATGGTGGTCTGCGCCGAGTCGACGGTGCCGCAGGCTGCGAGGATGGGTAAAACTACTAGGGCGAGGAGTACGAGCAGGGACTTAGGGCGGATGTGTTTTCGGTTCGC from Chloroflexota bacterium harbors:
- a CDS encoding cytochrome c oxidase subunit 3 — protein: MTTNTTAHESHLATTTGLDHRKLLMWLFLASECLFFGALIATFLLYKDASVVGPKPHEILNIPVTSTSTFVLLTSSLAMVLALAAVQRSDVVSARFWIFATAFLGATFLGFQVYEFYEFVIHGLTPKTNVFGASFFTLTGFHGAHVTVGVIWLMSLFFYSFKHGLPAEKSLDVELMGLYWHFVDIVWVVIFTVVYLIGSLEPPAT
- a CDS encoding cytochrome C oxidase subunit IV family protein — encoded protein: MAEQEQHGAVPHESAHPSPAKYILIATYLTLITIFEVLIYYVDALQDYFLWIFLVLSAVKFYYVAMFYMHLKFDAGIFKVLFTFGLVLATFLMILLLLLFSIII
- the infC gene encoding translation initiation factor IF-3, with the translated sequence MNQQIRVREVRLIGDAGEQIGVIPTLEAINMAREQGLDLVEVSPNAVPPVCRLLDYGRFRYSQTKREREARKTQKTNVVREVRFRPRIATHDRASKIRRIQELLGDGNKVKVSVLFRGREISHPELGVTLLRGVAEQLKDEAKLEAPPLMEGRRLNIVLVPGAAPAPKAAKAVVAEEKPVGQ
- the ctaD gene encoding cytochrome c oxidase subunit I gives rise to the protein MATAVGAFGGADHAASKSGVWSWITTVDHKRIGILYGVTAVTFFLIGGFEALLIRLQLAEAESTLIAAGLFNQLFTMHALTMIFLAIMPLGAAFFNFIVPLQIGARDVAFPRLNALSYWLFLFGALLLNSSFIFGGAPDVGWFAYANLTALEYSPSSAVDFFALGMLVLGVSSLAAALNFIITILNMRAPGMTLMRMPVFTWMTLVVSFLLVFALPILTVGLVQLLFWREFGMPFFSAEAGADPLLWQHIFWLFGHPEVYILILPAMGIVSEILPTYSRKPLFGYSTVVFAGVAIGFMGFAVWAHHMFTVGLGSIALAAFSASTMLIAVPTGIKIFNWIATLWGGSIQFTTAMLFALGFVALFVIGGLSGVMHASPPVDTQQQDTYFVVAHPHYVLFGGSIMGLFGGIYYWFPKMTGRLLSEGWGKLHFWLMFIGMNVTFGPMHLVGIDGMPRRINTYDESMGWELLNQIETVGAFIIALSVVVFLVNFFKSVKSGEPAGDDPWDGRTLEWSIASPPPEYNFARIPVVHSNEPLWDQKHPELKHDAPPVIAGGADEGAEESIHMPNPSYWPIVVAFGTALAAGLVIVNPWLASIGAVIGVLGIYGWVFEPAGPEHH
- a CDS encoding heme o synthase; amino-acid sequence: MNASSFVSLRVLLAVTVAVTFGLITLGGLVRATESGLGCPDWPLCHGQIIPPFEYHVLIEYSHRLVASVVGVLVAACAMLVWTRHRESTGLKRLMAVAVVALAVQVVLGGITVLTELPAPIVTLHLFAAETLFAMLIVALLIARPATAEGPRGQRDPYFKTVITMATVSMVILLSGTYIVGSGASTICPSWPLCTSDWLPNFGLQWEHMAHRAIAGLGGVYIIVAALQARRLKGRSRALAGMGIGAAALVVAQVLAGAANPWFQFAAAARVVHLSLASALWGHLIAMAVVAARMPPEEGAAASPTSDGGASSAATEAPGGTLRTVIGDYVALTKPRVMSLLLVTAFGGMVLAAEGLPGAGLIATVILGGALASGGASALNHWLDRDIDRKMGRTASRPVASERGSGRQALVFGLALNVLAFALLLWGANLLAASLAMAGSVFYVLVYTKWLKRTTTQNIVIGGAAGAVPPLVGWAAVTGGLTLPAFYLFAIIFFWTPPHFWALALLIRRDYAEAGVPMLPVVAGEESTRRHILLYTLALTMLTILLYLATDSLGLVYLVSASVLGLGFIGYALRLFRQTGPRAAAPIYRYSLLYLALLFAVIMGDGAL
- a CDS encoding 50S ribosomal protein L35, with the protein product MASKQPKKYKLKTHKASASRIHVTAGGRMFHLHGQRSHLRRKKNQSLKQGYDQKEPVAMGTVKRLRKLLPYS
- the rplT gene encoding 50S ribosomal protein L20, with protein sequence MARVSNSVPKKRRHKKVLAMAKGHYSVRHRHYRRAKESVMHALAYSYAHRRERKGDFRKLWILRIGAAARGHGISYSRLIHGINAAGIALDRKVLADMAVRQPEGFAAVVEQAKSALPANA
- the coxB gene encoding cytochrome c oxidase subunit II, encoding MANRKHIRPKSLLVLLALVVLPILAACGTVDSAQTTINPQSDVAREIQGTYAFIFWVSVVVFVVVEGALVYAVFRYRRRPNSGMPKQTEGNMVLEVTWTIIPALILIAIAVPTWITIFRTDDIPAGSYIINVTGHQWWWEVEYPDVGLVTANEIRVPSDRTIGFNLETEDVLHSFWVPALFGKIDLVPGRTNTVWFTPDAETEGQMFLGQCVEFCGLSHANMRMRIFVDSPDDFAAWTAGLQSPAPEPSGVAATGHELFSTKGCTVCHSINGAYDAAGLFPAPNLTGFGSRVTLAGAIMENNATNLTAWLDNPEEIKPGNIMYKEAEAYKNPDLALTDADIGALVAYLQTLQ
- a CDS encoding DUF3800 domain-containing protein — translated: MSNTLYLFLDESGDLGFGPKASRFFALTSVAMYRPFQGGAALDDLRYDLLEKGVALEQFHCANDNRHVRSQVFEVIAENLGNWQIDTCVIEKRKTHPSLHQHSSFYTAMFAAFLNSVSWPDMVRDAHEVIIITDALPVRGKRNAVQKALQGVMAHTMPNTIKYNLLHHQSSSHYGLQIADYCGWAVFRKFEYGDPEAHNKLRHAVNSETLIP